Proteins encoded together in one Chaetodon auriga isolate fChaAug3 chromosome 20, fChaAug3.hap1, whole genome shotgun sequence window:
- the LOC143339316 gene encoding uncharacterized protein LOC143339316 has protein sequence MDGPGRQCKRTRYHRKCKKSIRDGSMFSRSHKGLHDWMGFIYRFSQGLQLRQIDLMSDGIAKSSTTLSKMAKRLRKVCTASLKRLKMRNAFKIGGRSNNCFVVIDESKFIHKRKYNRGRFGGSWMRKGWVFGMLEVHKQTRRPVLKLVKTHSRRTLVPIIKKHVKKGSYIYSDSWRAYVNALNPRAFRHFPVNHRQHFVDPVTGSHTQHIERFWKTAKCEIWRARGNRNEKMLKTHLKFIDWTYWLGKRHRNGVFGRIVHDIKRYYKV, from the exons atggaTGGACCAGGAAG gCAATGCAAACGCACCAGATatcacaggaaatgcaaaaaGTCAATACGAGATGGGTCCATGTTCTCCAGATCACACAAAGGACTGCATGACTGGATGGGGTTCATTTATAG aTTTTCACAGGGTCTTCAACTTAGACAAATTGACTTGATGAGTGATGGCATAGCAAAAAGTTCAACTACTCTTTCCAAGATGGCAAAGAGGCTTAGGAAG GTGTGCACTGCATCTTTGAAAAGACTGAAGATGAGGAATGCATTCAAGATTGGTGGGCGTTCAAACAATTGCTTTGTGGTCATTGACGAGTCAAAATTCATCCATAAGCGAAAG TACAACCGTGGAAGATTTGGTGGCTCATGGATGAGAAAGGGGTGGGTGTTCGGAATGCTCGAAGTGCACAAGCAGACTCGAAGACCAGTCCTGAAATTGGTGAAGACACATTCACGAAGAACGCTAGTCCCTATCATAAAGAAGCATGTCAAAAAGGGCTCTTATATTTACAGTGACTCATGGAGAGCTTATGTCAATGCTCTTAATCCAAGAGCTTTTCGCCATTTTCCAGTTAACCATCGCCAACATTTTGTTGATCCGGTAACAGGGagccacacacaacacattgaGCGTTTCTGGAAGACAGCAAAATGTGAGATTTGGCGAGCTAGGGGAAATCgaaatgaaaaaatgttaaaGACCCATTTAAAGTTCATTGATTGGACTTACTGGCTTGGGAAGAGGCACAGAAATGGTGTCTTTGGGCGGATTGTCCATGACATCAAAAGATATTACAAGGTGTAA